The following coding sequences lie in one Arachis ipaensis cultivar K30076 chromosome B05, Araip1.1, whole genome shotgun sequence genomic window:
- the LOC107640446 gene encoding uncharacterized protein LOC107640446: MRQECWAAKNADEVTRLISNTRGRGAVDEMVPDRDWSKVAVWRSRQAALCQLCKELERPAPYYQIQTRDFTIVGVVHRFFILIPPGTRTGALSAVGRFSTDPHLTREDGASEMIRLLLEISGKHLDDYNYDLLDESLAVNYDLQWEIGAVKSSDWELRSSYRYVLRCNNPELVDSDSDSS; this comes from the exons ATGAGGCAAGAATGCTGGGCCGCCAAAAACGCGGATGAGGTCACCAGGCTCATAAGCAACACACGGGGAAGGGGAGCAG TCGACGAGATGGTGCCGGATCGTGACTGGAGCAAGGTCGCCGTTTGGAGGAGCCGCCAAGCAGCTCTATGTCAACTATGCAAAGAGCTAGAGCGACCAGCTCCCTATTACCAGATCCAAACACGAGACTTCACCATTGTGGGAGTTGTTCACAGGTTCTTCATCCTCATTCCTCCGGGAACGCGCACAGGTGCTCTCTCTGCAGTCGGCAGATTCTCCACGGACCCCCACCTTACCCGGGAAGATGGCGCGTCGGAGATGATACGGCTATTACTGGAGATTTCTGGTAAGCACCTTGATGACTACAACTACGATCTCCTTGACGAGTCCCTCGCAGTCAACTATGATCTACAATGGGAGATCGGGGCGGTGAAATCCAGCGATTGGGAGCTTCGTTCCTCATACAGGTATGTCCTCCGGTGTAACAACCCGGAGTTGGTCGACTCTGACTCTGACTCTTCGTAA